The following are from one region of the Cloacibacterium normanense genome:
- a CDS encoding VPS10 domain-containing protein, whose amino-acid sequence MNYHKILLSTAILAFSFHHAQNLKLNTTSPEERWKGYEQRKKLEENSILKNLEFRNVGPTTMSGRVTDIDANPENPTEFYVAFASGGLWYTQNNGTTFTPIFDREAVMTIGDIYVDWKTKTIFIGTGENNSSRSSYSGMGIYKSTDQGKTWQNLGLKDTHHIGRIVVNPENNNEIWVAAVGHLYSPNAERGVFKTNDGGKTWKKTLSADQNSGAIDLAINPQNPKEVYATLWYKERKAWKFVESGASSGIFKSNDGGESWQKISTKDSGFPADENVGRIGLSIFPKNPNIIYAIVDNQKTRPASTTKEEKTEKSLDKAKMQKITKEEFLALDDKTVNEYLDGERFPERYTSENLKKSLRENKITVKDIFNYTHNGNDDLFNIEIEGAEVYRSDDAGKSWKKTNEKNLDGLYYTYGYYFGQIWVSPTNPDKVIIAGVPILVSENGGKSFKSIDSPNVHADHHSIWFNPKNDNHFINGNDGGINISYDNGNSYIHCNSLPVSQFYSVDYDLEKPYNVYGGMQDNGVWFGPSSNKFDYKKGKFDNSDNFKFLLGGDGMQVRVDFRDNATLYTGFQFGNYFRINRKTNERKYLEVPREIGENPLRFNWEAPFQISRHNQDIVYFGSQSVYRSMDKGETWQKISGDLTRNTKQENVPYSTLSTIEESPKKFGLIYAGSDDGLVNVTKDGENSWQKIGDFPGFWVSMVQPSSFSESRVYLSLNAYREDDFRALLYISDDFGKTWKKIGEDLPSEPINVIREDHTNENLLYVGTDNGLYISLDRGKTFMSANNATLPNVAVHDLKVHHRDNELIVATHGRSIYIADVKKLQKLTPENLAKNLMVYDIESVNFKENWGKSYNNFTEIEKQNFPIEFYTKNAGNVIVKIINAQNETVKTINQTADKGFNTISYDLTVNASEKSKKADDGNVYITPGKYTVEISINGFTEKKSLEVKERPKSKSKRVTEVPQGTMSPGEFKKWRKEVGFKKQL is encoded by the coding sequence ATGAATTACCACAAAATTCTACTTTCTACCGCTATTTTAGCATTTTCTTTTCATCATGCGCAAAACCTTAAACTCAATACTACTTCTCCCGAAGAACGCTGGAAAGGTTATGAACAAAGAAAAAAATTAGAAGAAAATTCTATTCTCAAAAATTTAGAATTCAGAAATGTAGGTCCTACTACAATGAGTGGTAGAGTTACAGATATAGATGCCAATCCAGAAAATCCTACAGAATTTTATGTAGCGTTTGCTTCAGGTGGATTGTGGTATACTCAAAATAACGGAACCACTTTCACTCCTATTTTCGACAGAGAAGCCGTAATGACAATAGGCGACATTTACGTAGATTGGAAAACCAAAACCATTTTCATAGGAACTGGCGAAAACAACTCTTCTCGTTCTTCTTATTCAGGAATGGGCATTTATAAAAGTACAGATCAAGGAAAAACTTGGCAAAATCTAGGCTTAAAAGACACGCATCACATTGGCAGAATTGTAGTAAATCCCGAAAACAATAATGAAATTTGGGTTGCAGCAGTTGGTCATTTATATTCACCAAACGCAGAAAGAGGCGTTTTCAAAACCAATGACGGTGGTAAAACTTGGAAAAAAACGCTTTCGGCTGACCAAAATTCTGGAGCAATTGATTTAGCCATAAATCCACAAAACCCAAAAGAAGTTTATGCTACACTTTGGTACAAAGAACGTAAAGCTTGGAAATTTGTAGAAAGTGGCGCTTCATCTGGAATTTTTAAATCCAATGATGGTGGTGAATCTTGGCAAAAAATTTCAACCAAAGATTCTGGATTTCCAGCAGATGAAAATGTAGGAAGAATCGGACTTTCGATTTTCCCGAAAAATCCAAATATTATTTACGCGATTGTTGACAATCAAAAAACAAGACCTGCTTCAACTACAAAAGAAGAAAAAACTGAAAAATCTTTGGACAAAGCCAAAATGCAAAAAATCACCAAAGAAGAATTCTTGGCTTTAGATGATAAAACGGTTAATGAATACCTTGATGGAGAACGTTTCCCAGAAAGATACACCTCTGAAAACCTTAAAAAATCGCTTAGAGAAAATAAAATCACGGTAAAAGATATTTTCAACTATACACACAATGGAAATGATGATTTATTCAACATAGAAATTGAAGGTGCAGAAGTTTACCGTTCTGATGATGCAGGAAAATCTTGGAAAAAAACCAACGAAAAAAATCTAGACGGATTATATTACACTTATGGTTATTATTTCGGGCAAATTTGGGTTTCGCCAACCAATCCAGATAAGGTAATCATTGCAGGCGTTCCGATTTTGGTTTCAGAAAATGGCGGAAAATCATTCAAATCGATAGATTCTCCAAATGTTCACGCAGACCACCATTCTATTTGGTTTAATCCAAAAAATGACAATCATTTTATCAATGGAAATGACGGCGGAATCAATATTTCTTACGACAATGGGAATTCTTACATTCATTGCAATTCATTGCCGGTTTCACAGTTTTATTCGGTAGATTATGATTTAGAAAAACCTTACAATGTTTATGGAGGAATGCAAGATAATGGTGTTTGGTTTGGCCCATCAAGCAATAAATTTGATTATAAAAAAGGAAAATTTGACAATAGCGATAATTTCAAATTTCTATTAGGAGGAGACGGAATGCAAGTGCGAGTAGATTTCAGAGATAATGCAACTTTATACACAGGTTTTCAGTTTGGGAATTATTTTAGAATTAACAGAAAAACCAACGAAAGAAAATATCTAGAAGTTCCGAGAGAAATTGGCGAAAATCCACTTCGTTTCAATTGGGAAGCACCTTTCCAGATTTCTCGTCATAATCAAGACATCGTTTATTTTGGTTCGCAAAGCGTTTACAGAAGTATGGACAAAGGCGAAACTTGGCAAAAAATTTCTGGAGATTTAACTAGAAATACTAAGCAAGAAAATGTGCCTTATTCTACCCTTTCAACAATAGAAGAAAGTCCGAAAAAATTCGGATTAATCTATGCAGGAAGTGATGATGGATTGGTAAATGTAACCAAAGACGGTGAAAATTCTTGGCAAAAAATAGGCGACTTCCCAGGATTTTGGGTTTCTATGGTACAACCTTCTTCTTTCTCAGAATCTAGAGTTTATTTGAGTTTAAATGCATACAGAGAAGACGATTTCCGTGCATTGCTTTACATTTCTGATGATTTCGGGAAAACTTGGAAGAAAATTGGCGAAGATTTACCTTCAGAACCTATTAATGTCATCAGAGAAGATCACACCAACGAAAATCTATTGTATGTAGGAACTGATAATGGATTGTACATTTCTCTAGACCGAGGAAAAACATTTATGTCTGCCAATAATGCTACACTTCCAAACGTTGCTGTTCACGATTTAAAAGTTCATCACAGAGATAATGAATTGATTGTAGCAACTCACGGAAGAAGTATCTACATTGCCGATGTGAAGAAATTACAAAAATTAACACCAGAAAATCTAGCTAAAAATTTAATGGTTTATGATATAGAAAGTGTTAATTTCAAAGAAAATTGGGGTAAATCTTACAATAATTTCACGGAAATTGAAAAGCAGAATTTCCCAATAGAATTTTACACTAAAAATGCTGGAAACGTTATTGTCAAAATCATCAATGCTCAAAATGAAACCGTAAAAACTATTAATCAAACTGCTGACAAAGGATTTAATACCATCAGTTATGATTTAACGGTAAATGCAAGTGAAAAGTCTAAAAAAGCAGATGATGGCAATGTTTACATCACTCCAGGAAAATATACAGTAGAAATTTCTATCAATGGATTTACGGAAAAGAAATCGCTGGAAGTGAAAGAAAGACCTAAATCTAAAAGCAAAAGAGTAACCGAAGTTCCGCAAGGAACAATGTCTCCAGGAGAATTTAAAAAATGGAGAAAAGAAGTTGGTTTCAAAAAACAATTATAA
- a CDS encoding M28 family metallopeptidase, producing MKKLIFSLFLIPAAFTAQKTVSRDAEIANYVSQVSADSLKSHINKLVSFGTRHTMSSTTDAKKGIGAARNWVLSKFRNYAKNADGRMEVFLQNQTIQPDGKRINQPTDLGNAIAVLRGTDPNDKRIFMIGGHLDSRVSDVMNAKDFAPGANDDGSGVGAVIESARILSQSKFPATIVFVAFSGEEQGLLGAKMLAEKAKNENWQLEALLNNDMIGNNLTSETNLINANQLRVFSEGLPQFDLDKKAQGIRNLGLENDGEARQLARYIKEIGERYVDNLEVKLIYRNDRFLRGGDHTSFVNQGFSAVRLTEFNENYDHQHQDIRKENGKQFGDLPEFMDFEYFKKNVGVNVSVLANLAKSPSKPENVKMDVKELTNFTTIHWEKPKNGEVAGYYVLMRETDSSTWQKKFFTKENSMKLPYSKDNYFFAVQAVNSSGNESLIVIPSVK from the coding sequence ATGAAAAAATTAATATTCTCTTTATTTCTTATTCCTGCTGCTTTCACAGCGCAAAAAACCGTTTCCAGAGATGCAGAAATAGCGAATTACGTGTCGCAAGTAAGCGCAGATTCTCTAAAATCTCATATCAATAAATTAGTAAGTTTTGGTACTCGTCATACGATGAGTTCTACGACTGATGCCAAAAAAGGAATTGGAGCTGCTAGAAATTGGGTGCTTTCTAAATTTAGAAATTATGCTAAAAATGCTGATGGAAGAATGGAAGTTTTCCTACAAAATCAAACCATTCAACCAGATGGAAAACGAATCAATCAGCCAACAGATTTAGGAAATGCTATTGCTGTTTTGCGTGGAACTGATCCCAATGATAAAAGAATTTTTATGATTGGCGGACATCTTGATTCCAGAGTTTCTGATGTGATGAATGCCAAAGATTTCGCACCTGGAGCCAATGATGACGGAAGCGGAGTAGGTGCTGTAATAGAATCTGCTAGAATTTTGAGCCAATCAAAATTTCCTGCAACTATAGTTTTTGTGGCGTTTTCTGGCGAAGAACAAGGTTTGTTAGGTGCTAAAATGCTTGCAGAAAAGGCAAAAAATGAAAATTGGCAATTAGAAGCTTTGCTGAATAATGATATGATTGGGAATAATTTAACTAGCGAAACCAATTTAATTAATGCCAATCAGTTAAGAGTTTTTTCTGAAGGTTTACCACAATTTGATTTGGATAAAAAAGCGCAAGGAATTAGAAATTTAGGCTTAGAAAATGATGGAGAAGCCAGACAGTTGGCAAGATACATTAAGGAAATTGGAGAGCGTTATGTAGATAATTTAGAAGTGAAACTCATTTACAGAAACGATAGATTTCTTCGTGGTGGCGACCATACTTCATTTGTAAACCAAGGTTTTTCAGCGGTAAGATTAACTGAATTCAATGAAAATTACGACCATCAACATCAAGATATTAGAAAAGAAAACGGGAAACAATTTGGAGATTTACCAGAATTTATGGATTTTGAATATTTCAAGAAAAATGTTGGGGTAAATGTTTCTGTTTTGGCAAATTTGGCAAAATCTCCTTCTAAACCAGAAAATGTGAAAATGGATGTAAAAGAATTGACCAATTTCACGACCATTCATTGGGAAAAACCAAAAAATGGAGAAGTTGCAGGTTATTACGTTCTTATGCGTGAAACCGATTCTTCTACTTGGCAAAAGAAATTTTTCACCAAAGAAAATTCTATGAAACTGCCATATTCTAAAGACAATTATTTCTTTGCAGTACAAGCGGTAAACAGTTCAGGAAACGAAAGTCTCATCGTAATTCCAAGTGTAAAATAA
- a CDS encoding threonine aldolase family protein: MKYSFKNDYSEGCHPSILEALLRTNSSQQNGYGLDDYCAEAEKLILEKSKSPHSKVHFVSGGTQANLLVISAILRPHESVVSATTGHIFTNEAGAIEATGHKVHGVETSDGKLKPEDIQKVLDVHTNVPHQLKQKLVYISNSTEIGTIYTKKELEDLSNFCKEKNLYLFMDGARLGHALTAESNDVTLEDVAKFTDVFYLGGTKNGALLGEAIIINRQNLQEEFGFHIKQKGAMLAKGRLLGIQFQELMKDDLYWDLAKHANLQAEKIKEAFQEIGADFLAETDTNQIFPILENSQIEKLSEQFDFYVWKKIDSEKSAIRIITSWATYGAVVDNFCNEILKLK, translated from the coding sequence ATGAAATATTCTTTTAAAAACGACTATTCAGAAGGTTGTCATCCCAGTATTTTAGAAGCGTTACTACGTACCAATTCCTCTCAACAAAATGGTTATGGTTTAGATGATTATTGTGCAGAAGCAGAAAAACTCATTCTAGAAAAATCTAAATCTCCACATTCTAAAGTTCATTTTGTAAGTGGAGGAACTCAAGCGAATTTATTGGTGATTTCAGCAATTCTAAGACCTCACGAAAGTGTAGTTTCTGCAACTACTGGTCATATTTTCACCAACGAGGCAGGAGCCATAGAAGCAACAGGTCACAAAGTTCATGGGGTAGAAACTTCCGATGGAAAACTGAAACCAGAAGATATTCAGAAAGTGTTAGATGTTCATACCAATGTTCCTCATCAATTAAAACAAAAGTTGGTTTATATTTCTAATTCTACAGAAATTGGAACGATTTATACCAAAAAAGAATTGGAAGATTTATCAAATTTTTGCAAAGAAAAAAATCTATATTTATTTATGGATGGTGCCAGATTAGGACACGCTTTAACGGCAGAAAGCAATGATGTAACGCTAGAAGATGTAGCGAAGTTTACAGATGTTTTTTATCTTGGCGGAACCAAAAACGGAGCTTTATTAGGTGAAGCAATCATTATAAACAGACAAAATCTGCAAGAAGAATTCGGGTTTCATATCAAGCAAAAAGGGGCAATGCTCGCGAAAGGAAGATTACTCGGAATTCAGTTTCAAGAGTTGATGAAAGACGATTTATATTGGGATTTAGCCAAACATGCCAATCTTCAAGCCGAAAAAATAAAAGAAGCTTTCCAAGAAATTGGGGCGGATTTTTTAGCCGAGACAGACACCAATCAGATTTTCCCAATTTTAGAAAATTCTCAAATTGAGAAACTTTCAGAGCAATTTGATTTTTATGTTTGGAAAAAAATTGATTCAGAGAAATCTGCTATCAGGATTATCACTTCTTGGGCTACTTATGGTGCAGTAGTAGATAATTTTTGTAATGAAATTTTGAAATTGAAATAG
- a CDS encoding sigma-70 family RNA polymerase sigma factor: MRQLKITKQVTNRETASLDKYLQEIGKVELITADEEVELAQRIRNGDRAALEKLIKANLRFVVSVSKQYQNQGLSLPDLINEGNLGLMKAAKRYDETRGFKFISYAVWWIRQSILQALAEQSRIVRLPLNKIGSINKINKAYAHLEQENERPPSPEELAEVLDMSEEDIKESMKNSGRHLSMDAPLVEGEDSNLYDVLRSGESPSPDKDLMLESLQIEIERALQTLTPREADLVRLYFGLNGKHPMTLEEIGETFDLTRERVRQIKEKAIKRLKHNSRSKILKSYLGK; this comes from the coding sequence ATGAGACAGTTAAAAATTACAAAACAGGTTACCAATAGAGAAACCGCTTCCCTTGACAAATATTTGCAAGAAATTGGTAAAGTAGAACTCATCACAGCAGACGAAGAAGTAGAACTCGCTCAAAGAATCCGTAACGGAGATAGAGCTGCTCTAGAAAAGTTGATTAAAGCCAACTTGCGTTTCGTGGTGTCTGTATCAAAACAATATCAAAACCAAGGATTATCTCTTCCTGACCTTATTAATGAAGGAAACCTTGGCCTTATGAAAGCTGCTAAAAGATATGACGAAACCAGAGGTTTCAAATTTATTTCTTATGCAGTTTGGTGGATTAGACAATCTATCTTACAAGCTCTTGCAGAGCAATCTAGAATTGTAAGATTACCTTTGAACAAAATTGGTTCAATCAATAAAATCAACAAAGCTTACGCACACTTAGAACAAGAAAACGAAAGACCACCTTCACCAGAAGAATTGGCAGAAGTTCTAGATATGAGCGAAGAAGATATTAAAGAATCTATGAAAAACTCTGGTCGTCACTTATCTATGGACGCACCATTAGTAGAAGGAGAAGATTCTAACTTGTATGACGTTTTACGTTCTGGTGAATCTCCAAGTCCAGATAAAGACTTAATGCTAGAATCTCTACAAATCGAGATTGAAAGAGCTTTACAAACGCTTACGCCAAGAGAAGCAGATTTGGTAAGATTATATTTCGGATTAAACGGAAAACATCCTATGACTCTAGAAGAAATAGGTGAAACTTTCGACTTAACGAGAGAAAGAGTAAGACAGATTAAAGAAAAAGCAATTAAGAGATTGAAACACAACTCTAGAAGCAAAATCTTGAAGTCTTACCTTGGTAAATAA
- a CDS encoding DUF2971 domain-containing protein produces the protein MIKRFTNSEIPKTLYKYRDWSNNYHQDLIRKREIYITNPSDFNDPFENIPIRWDLISEEECDNQHYEIFKYIFKDKSEQEIRKIAKEITNSKILLHPSKLSIENPNQIEDWNNKIGILSLSEECDNILMWSHYAKNHTGFVLGFDTNLFLNNSDFDYIENVKYCTGYPIIKSIGENDDFYKKFFHKSNDWQYEKEWRLSKNHIKDRLYVIPKEAITELIIGCKMNNKTKSEIVDIAKNSLGSNLKIYQAKKDIENFKLNINLIEN, from the coding sequence ATGATTAAAAGATTTACAAATAGTGAAATTCCTAAAACTCTTTATAAATATAGAGATTGGAGCAATAATTATCACCAAGATTTAATTAGAAAGAGAGAAATTTACATAACTAACCCTTCAGATTTCAATGATCCTTTTGAAAATATCCCAATTAGATGGGATTTAATATCTGAAGAAGAATGTGATAATCAGCATTATGAAATTTTCAAATATATTTTTAAAGACAAATCAGAACAAGAAATAAGAAAAATTGCTAAAGAAATTACCAATTCAAAAATTTTATTGCATCCCAGTAAATTGAGTATTGAAAATCCAAATCAAATTGAAGATTGGAATAATAAAATTGGAATTTTGTCTTTATCAGAAGAATGTGACAATATTTTAATGTGGTCTCATTATGCTAAAAATCACACTGGTTTTGTTTTAGGGTTTGATACTAATTTATTTTTGAATAATAGTGATTTTGATTATATTGAAAATGTAAAATATTGTACGGGATATCCTATTATTAAAAGTATTGGAGAAAACGATGATTTTTATAAAAAATTTTTTCATAAATCAAATGATTGGCAATATGAAAAAGAATGGAGATTATCTAAGAATCATATAAAGGATAGATTATATGTAATTCCAAAAGAAGCAATTACAGAACTGATTATTGGCTGTAAAATGAACAATAAAACAAAATCTGAAATTGTAGATATTGCTAAAAATAGTCTTGGATCAAATTTAAAAATTTATCAAGCAAAAAAAGACATTGAAAATTTTAAATTAAATATAAATCTTATTGAAAATTAA
- the rpe gene encoding ribulose-phosphate 3-epimerase: MKTKLIAPSVLSADFGNLQRDIEMINGSQADWFHVDVMDGRFVPNISFGFPVMKAIQEHAKKFVDVHLMIVEPEKYVEEFINYGADLVSVHYEACTHLHRTINLIQDKGAKAGVVLNPSTPVWVLEDIITEVDLVLLMSVNPGFGGQKFIENTYKKIRETKELILENNSTALIEIDGGVNTENAPKLFEAGADVLVAGNAVFASENPERTIELLKV, encoded by the coding sequence ATGAAAACAAAACTTATTGCACCTTCAGTTTTATCTGCAGATTTTGGGAATTTACAGCGTGATATAGAAATGATTAACGGCAGTCAAGCCGATTGGTTTCACGTAGACGTGATGGACGGAAGATTCGTTCCGAATATTTCTTTTGGTTTCCCAGTAATGAAAGCGATTCAGGAACACGCTAAAAAATTTGTAGATGTGCATCTTATGATTGTAGAGCCAGAAAAATATGTAGAAGAATTCATCAATTACGGCGCAGACTTGGTTTCTGTACATTATGAAGCGTGTACACATCTTCACAGAACCATTAATTTAATTCAAGATAAAGGTGCAAAAGCCGGTGTAGTCCTTAATCCTTCTACTCCAGTTTGGGTATTAGAAGATATTATTACCGAAGTAGATTTGGTTTTATTAATGAGCGTAAATCCTGGTTTTGGTGGACAAAAATTCATAGAAAACACTTACAAAAAAATCAGAGAAACCAAAGAATTGATTCTGGAGAATAATTCTACAGCGCTCATCGAAATAGACGGCGGCGTAAATACCGAAAACGCTCCAAAACTCTTCGAAGCAGGTGCAGATGTTTTGGTGGCAGGAAATGCTGTTTTTGCCAGTGAAAATCCAGAAAGAACAATTGAACTGTTAAAAGTTTAA
- a CDS encoding nucleoside-diphosphate kinase, whose protein sequence is MSGNITFTMIKPDAVADGHIGAILGKIAEAGFTFKALKLTQLTVADAKKFYEVHAERPFYGELVEFMSSGPIVAAVLEKENAVEDFRKLIGATNPADAAEGTIRKMFARSVGENAVHGSDSDENALIEAQFHFSGREIF, encoded by the coding sequence ATGTCAGGTAACATTACATTTACAATGATTAAGCCAGATGCAGTTGCAGATGGGCACATTGGAGCAATTTTAGGGAAAATTGCAGAAGCTGGATTTACATTCAAAGCATTAAAATTAACTCAATTAACAGTTGCAGATGCTAAAAAATTCTATGAAGTGCATGCAGAAAGACCTTTCTACGGAGAATTAGTAGAATTTATGTCTTCTGGACCAATCGTAGCTGCGGTTTTAGAAAAAGAAAATGCAGTAGAAGATTTCAGAAAACTAATCGGTGCTACCAATCCTGCAGACGCGGCAGAAGGAACCATTAGAAAGATGTTTGCAAGAAGCGTTGGCGAAAATGCAGTTCATGGTTCAGATTCTGATGAAAATGCTCTAATTGAAGCACAATTCCATTTTTCTGGAAGAGAAATTTTCTAA
- a CDS encoding metal-dependent transcriptional regulator, translating to MNSLTEENYLKAIFHLLDSENQVTVNELSKFLQIKMPSVNSMMKKFADKNWVIYETYKPIKVTELGRKEAAIVVRKHRLTEMFLVEKMGFGWENVHEIAEQLEHVHSEDFFDKMDEILNFPKVDPHGEPIPDKDGIIITQNLKKLSECKINETVILTSVTISTDDFLNYLNQRNLALGAEILIKNIEKFDGSMQIDFSDRTEVLSKMVCEKLLVKK from the coding sequence ATGAATTCCCTTACCGAAGAAAACTATTTAAAAGCCATTTTCCATCTATTAGATTCTGAAAATCAGGTTACTGTAAATGAACTAAGCAAATTTTTACAAATCAAAATGCCTTCTGTAAACAGCATGATGAAAAAATTTGCAGATAAAAATTGGGTTATCTACGAGACTTATAAACCAATAAAAGTTACAGAATTGGGCAGAAAAGAAGCGGCAATAGTGGTAAGAAAACACCGATTAACAGAAATGTTTTTGGTTGAAAAAATGGGATTCGGTTGGGAAAATGTACACGAAATTGCAGAACAATTAGAACATGTTCACTCTGAAGATTTTTTTGACAAGATGGATGAAATCCTGAATTTTCCAAAAGTAGATCCTCATGGTGAACCTATTCCAGATAAAGATGGTATCATTATCACTCAAAATCTTAAAAAACTAAGTGAGTGTAAAATCAATGAAACGGTAATTCTTACTTCTGTGACTATTTCTACAGATGATTTCCTGAATTACCTCAACCAGAGAAATTTAGCTTTAGGTGCAGAAATTTTAATTAAAAATATAGAGAAATTTGATGGTTCTATGCAGATAGATTTTTCAGATAGAACAGAAGTTCTCAGCAAGATGGTTTGTGAGAAACTATTGGTAAAAAAATAA
- a CDS encoding IS3 family transposase (programmed frameshift), translating into MGKSKYSVDFKLKAIKRYHKGDIGTDDLGKRIGVCGSLVRKWIKFYELYGVSGLVRLSNTHYTKDFKLKILSVIEKENLSLKEASRRFNIPAESSILSWQRNYKKNGILGLENRPRGRPKTMSNYKRKKKKTGKPLTREEKLLERIYYLEAENAILKKFRRLNSGKEKSKAIEELRQDFDLAVLLHCTSMARSSFYYYQKRFQMKDKYAEIKEMINQIYHRHKGRLGYRRITLLLKEKGILINHKTVLRLMKTLGLKSIIRVKKYKSYKGEQGKIAPNVLQRNFKSDTPNQKWATDVTEFNVSGNKLYLSPIIDLFNGEIVSFDLSERPVFSQIIRMLKKSFRKVKSTQNIILHSDQGWQYQMKHYQNLLKEKGIIQSMSRKGNCLDNAVIENFFGTIKSEMFYTRKFGSIQELKIEIVKYIHYYNNDRIRLNLKGKSPVQYRTLSFENIV; encoded by the exons ATGGGAAAAAGTAAATATTCAGTAGACTTTAAATTAAAAGCTATAAAGAGATATCACAAAGGGGACATTGGAACAGACGATTTAGGAAAACGCATTGGAGTTTGTGGTTCCTTGGTTCGTAAATGGATAAAATTTTATGAACTTTATGGAGTTTCAGGACTTGTTCGGCTTTCCAATACGCATTACACAAAAGATTTTAAATTAAAGATTTTATCAGTAATTGAGAAAGAGAATTTAAGTTTAAAAGAAGCGTCGAGAAGGTTTAATATTCCTGCGGAGTCCAGTATTCTTAGTTGGCAGCGTAATTACAAAAAAAATGGTATTTTAGGTTTAGAAAACAGACCCAGAGGAAGACCTAAAACCATGAGTAATTACAAGCGAAAAAAAAAGAAAACAGGCAAACCCTTAACAAGGGAGGAAAAACTGTTGGAGAGGATTTATTATTTAGAAGCCGAGAACGCCATTTTAAAAAAGT TTAGACGCCTTAATTCAGGAAAGGAAAAATCCAAAGCCATCGAAGAGTTAAGGCAGGACTTTGATTTAGCAGTACTGCTGCATTGTACATCGATGGCAAGAAGCAGTTTTTATTACTATCAAAAACGCTTTCAAATGAAAGATAAATATGCGGAAATAAAAGAAATGATTAATCAGATTTATCATCGTCACAAAGGAAGGTTGGGCTATAGAAGAATTACTTTGCTTTTGAAAGAAAAAGGAATTTTGATTAATCACAAAACTGTTTTACGACTTATGAAAACATTAGGATTAAAGAGTATTATCCGAGTGAAGAAATATAAATCTTACAAGGGAGAGCAAGGGAAAATTGCGCCCAATGTTCTACAGAGGAATTTCAAATCGGACACTCCTAATCAGAAATGGGCAACCGATGTTACAGAGTTTAATGTATCGGGTAATAAACTTTACCTATCTCCAATCATCGATTTATTTAATGGTGAAATTGTCAGTTTTGACTTATCTGAAAGACCTGTGTTTAGCCAAATCATCAGAATGCTAAAGAAATCATTCAGAAAAGTAAAATCTACACAAAACATCATTCTACATTCTGATCAAGGTTGGCAATATCAAATGAAACATTACCAAAACTTGTTAAAAGAAAAAGGTATTATTCAAAGTATGTCCCGAAAAGGAAACTGTTTGGACAATGCGGTGATAGAAAACTTTTTTGGAACGATAAAATCAGAAATGTTTTATACCAGAAAGTTTGGTTCCATTCAGGAACTTAAGATCGAAATAGTGAAGTACATTCACTATTACAACAATGATAGAATAAGACTCAATCTCAAAGGAAAGAGTCCGGTACAGTACCGAACTCTTTCCTTTGAGAATATTGTTTAA